Proteins found in one Amycolatopsis umgeniensis genomic segment:
- a CDS encoding riboflavin synthase — MFTGIVEELGEVTAVEQVPNAARLTVRGPLVTSDAGHGDSIAVSGVCLTVVAVAGGEFTVDVVHETLQRSSLAKVNVGDVVNLERATPAGGRLGGHIMQGHVDGTGVFLKRDEQGLTSFALPGRLARYVVEKGSIAVDGISLTVAAVTDEEFSVALIPTTLELTTLGRNQPGDLVNLEVDVVAKYVEKLAMPHLREQGDNGGTEERA; from the coding sequence GTGTTCACCGGCATTGTCGAGGAACTCGGCGAGGTCACCGCGGTCGAGCAGGTCCCGAACGCCGCGCGGCTGACCGTACGGGGGCCGCTGGTGACCAGCGACGCCGGTCACGGCGACTCCATCGCGGTGAGTGGCGTGTGCCTCACCGTGGTCGCGGTGGCGGGCGGTGAGTTTACCGTCGATGTCGTGCACGAAACCCTGCAACGCTCCAGCCTCGCGAAGGTGAACGTCGGCGACGTCGTCAACCTGGAACGCGCGACGCCGGCGGGCGGCAGGCTCGGCGGGCACATCATGCAGGGCCACGTGGACGGAACCGGCGTCTTCCTCAAGCGGGACGAACAGGGGCTCACCTCGTTCGCCCTGCCGGGCAGACTGGCCAGGTATGTGGTCGAAAAGGGGTCGATCGCGGTCGACGGCATCTCCCTCACGGTCGCCGCGGTGACCGACGAGGAGTTCTCCGTCGCCCTGATCCCGACCACTCTCGAACTCACCACCCTCGGCCGGAATCAGCCGGGTGACCTGGTGAATCTCGAGGTCGACGTGGTCGCCAAGTACGTCGAGAAGCTGGCCATGCCGCACCTGCGCGAGCAGGGGGACAATGGCGGTACGGAGGAGCGGGCGTGA